TCCTCAGGTCGTGCCCACGATTGACCATGCCCGAAATCCGCGACAATACCATCCGTGGTGGCAGCTCTTTCGGGTCCAAGCCGAGCTCTTTGAGTACCTTCTTGACAAAGACTCGCTGGTCGTCTCCGTCGGCAATTCCGAAACGGGGAGGAAGACCCGCCGCGGCCGGATATCGGCGCAGAACTTCCAGTGCCCAACGGTGAAAGGTGCCGACGAAGCCGCCATGCAGAGGTTGCCCAAGAAGAGCTTCGACACGGTCTCGCATTTCGCTCGCCGCTTTATTGGTGAACGTCACTGCCGTGATCTCTGCGGGACCGGCGGCCTTCGACCAGAGCAGGTGGGCGACGCGGTAGGTGAGAACACGGGTCTTGCCCGAACCAGCGCCCGCCAATACCAGCAGCGGCCCCTCGCCGTGAGCGACTGCCACGCGCTGTTGCTGGTTGAGATCATCGAAAGGGAAGCTCACGCCGCACCCACCTCCACGGGAGGCAAGAAGGTAACAGCACGAAGGCAGAGACTCAACTCCCTGGATGCGAGATGCTGGATGCTCGATACTAGAGGCGCCGGATCAACAATCTCTCTCGTTGAATTCTCCCGGGGTGGGCGAGTGGATCGGGAATCCAGTATCAAGAATCCAGCATCAGGCGGGTGGACGCATCACTCGACGGTGACGCTCTTCGCGAGATTGCGCGGCTGATCGACGTCAAGCCCGAGTTCAACCGCCACGTGATAGGCGAGCAGCTGCAGCGGCACCACCGTCACGATTGGCTGGAGAAGCGGGTGCACCGCGGGAACCGCCAACATCAGGTCGACAACATCTGACAGGCCTTCTGCGTTCTCTTCCGCCACCGCGAGCACTACCGCACCGCGGGCTCGGACCTCCATCAGGTTGCTGATCAGCTTCTCGCGATTGGAGCCGCCGGGTACCACCGCCACCACCGGAAACCCCTCTTGAAGAAGAGCGATCGGCCCGTGCTTCATCTCGCCCGCCGGGTAGCCCTCGGCATGGAGATACGAGATCTCCTTGAGTTTGAGCGCTCCCTCGAGGGCAATCGGGTAGAGAATGCCGCGCCCGAGGTAGAGAGAATCGGTGGCGTCGGCCAGCATGTCAATTCCCAGCTCAAAAAGCCGCGCGTCGATTGCCAGCGCTCGCTCGACCGCCTGCGGGAGCCGTTGCAGACCAGCCACGAGCTCGACATCAGTGGCGTCGGCTCGCCCACCGGCAGACCGCAGGCCAAGCGCTATCAGCACCAACGCCACCAACTGGGATGTGAAGGCCTTGGTCGAAGCAACTCCGATCTCGGGTCCCGCTTGGGTCAAGATCTGCGACGAGGCGAGGCGCCAGGCGGAGGAGCCACGGACGTTACAGACCGTCGCCAGCAAGGCGCCGGCGTCACTCGCCATCTCCATCGCCGCAAGTGTGTCGGCCGTCTCGCCCGATTGCGTGACGCCGATGACCAGGACATCTTCACCGACCAGGGGCGAACGATAGCGATACTCCGACGCGTAGTCGACCTCGGTCGGCAGGCCAGTCAGCTCTTCGAGCACGAACTTCCCGACCAGGCATGCGTGCCACGAAGTCCCGCAAGCCACCAGGTGTACGCGGCGCAGATTCTCCAGCTGCTGGTCGGAGAATCCGAGTCCATCCAGATTGACTCCGAGGCGATTCTCGTCAAGGTAGGTGAGAACCGTGTTGCGAATTGCGTCGGGCTGCTCATAGATCTCCTTGAGCATGAAGTGGCGATAGCCGCCCTTCTCCACCCGGGCGGCATCCCAGTCGAGCCTGTCGACCGCACGATCGACCGTGGTGCCCGTGGCGCCGAAAATCCTGTGACTGTCTCTCCTCACTTCGGCCACATCGCCATTTTCGAGATACACCACCTGGCGGGTCCGATGCAGCAGCGCGGTGACGTCGGAGGCCACGAGGTTTTCGTCTTCGCCCAGCCCGACGACCAACGGCGGCCCGTTGCGGAAGGCAACCACGACATCGGGATCGGCGCGATGAACAGCCACCACCGCGTATTGACCCTCGAGACGAGGCAACACCGCAAGGACGCGCTTACCGAGGGTGCCTTCCTCGCGGCCCAGAAGCTGAGCGATGAGTTCAGTATCGGTATCCGACTGCAGTTCGACCCCAGCCTCGAGAAGCTCCTTGCGGAGAGCACCATAGTTCTCGAGAATTCCGTTGTGCACGACGGCCACCTGTTCGCTGCTATCGACCTGCGGATGGGCGTTGGCCTCGGTGGGTGCGCCGTGGGTTGCCCACCTTGTATGACCGATCCCAACCGAGCCGTGCAGCGGCTCGAGATAGGCCTTCTGCTCGAGATTTCCGAGCTTTCCCGCGGCACGCAGGATTTCGATACCAGCGGTACCCATCACGGCGATGCCGGCAGAGTCATATCCGCGATATTCGAGGCGGCGCAGGCCATCGAGCAGAACCGGTACGACCTCGCCAGAGCCGACGTAACCGATGATGCCGCACATTTCGACCTCCCGTTGGACTCAGCCTGCCACCACTCCAGCCCGTGCCCTGTCGAGAGCCTCCAGAAGTTGATCGAAGGAGCGGGCGAACGCTGCTACTCCCTCCACCTGAAGCTCCATGGTGATGTCGTCGAGGCCGACTCCAAGGCCCTCGAGCTCCGAAAGGACGCGTTCTGCCCCGGAAACGTCCTCTTTCAGGCTTGCACGCGGTTCTCCGTGATCGCGAAACGCCTCGAGGGTCGCGACCGGAAGGGTGTTGACGGTTTCCGAACCGATCAACTCCTCGACGTATACCACGTCTCGATAATCCGGGTTCTTCGTACTCGTCGACGCCCACAGCGGCCTCTGCACTTGAGCGCCCCGCGCCGCATGAGCTGCAAAGGAGTCGGCTCCGAAAAGCTCCTCGAATCG
This genomic stretch from Acidobacteriota bacterium harbors:
- the glmS gene encoding glutamine--fructose-6-phosphate transaminase (isomerizing); amino-acid sequence: MCGIIGYVGSGEVVPVLLDGLRRLEYRGYDSAGIAVMGTAGIEILRAAGKLGNLEQKAYLEPLHGSVGIGHTRWATHGAPTEANAHPQVDSSEQVAVVHNGILENYGALRKELLEAGVELQSDTDTELIAQLLGREEGTLGKRVLAVLPRLEGQYAVVAVHRADPDVVVAFRNGPPLVVGLGEDENLVASDVTALLHRTRQVVYLENGDVAEVRRDSHRIFGATGTTVDRAVDRLDWDAARVEKGGYRHFMLKEIYEQPDAIRNTVLTYLDENRLGVNLDGLGFSDQQLENLRRVHLVACGTSWHACLVGKFVLEELTGLPTEVDYASEYRYRSPLVGEDVLVIGVTQSGETADTLAAMEMASDAGALLATVCNVRGSSAWRLASSQILTQAGPEIGVASTKAFTSQLVALVLIALGLRSAGGRADATDVELVAGLQRLPQAVERALAIDARLFELGIDMLADATDSLYLGRGILYPIALEGALKLKEISYLHAEGYPAGEMKHGPIALLQEGFPVVAVVPGGSNREKLISNLMEVRARGAVVLAVAEENAEGLSDVVDLMLAVPAVHPLLQPIVTVVPLQLLAYHVAVELGLDVDQPRNLAKSVTVE